Proteins encoded by one window of Fibrobacter succinogenes:
- a CDS encoding DEAD/DEAH box helicase produces MKFEELPLANPLQRAVRAVGYETPTPIQERSIPSLLEGKDILGIAQTGTGKTAAFALPILQRLLDSGKFRSPKTCRALILLPTRELAIQVEDCFKAYAQFTAISTTCIFGGVGDGPQKRNLIRGVDVLVATPGRLLDLIGQKAVSLKKLEFFVLDEADRMLDMGFIHDVRKVVAMLPPDRQNLFFSATMPDEVLKLASTILRPNPVQVEVAPQSTPIERIRQELYRIDKRRKGALLKELLAEHPEMKKVLVFCRTKHGADKIVRVLEKAGVKCAAIHGNKSQNRRQEALGNFKCEQIRVLVATDIAARGIDVDDVSHVFNYDLPSEHETFVHRIGRTARAGKEGVAISFCSPDEESDLRGIEKLTRVKIPEGDQSIYDKLPPPQKETAESMMRNSRGRMSREEAQARAAETRNNRDSHKANRANRNENRGKQNLNNMLADGTAQSANAENVQLRANEIPHNQKHGHGKPQHNAPAQNTHAQNVHVEAQARQNAAPNQPQAPHGERRHRRNRPGSRARRRMREAQGLQ; encoded by the coding sequence ATGAAATTTGAAGAACTTCCTTTGGCTAATCCGTTGCAGCGAGCTGTTCGCGCCGTTGGTTACGAAACTCCGACCCCGATTCAAGAACGTTCCATCCCGAGCTTGCTGGAAGGCAAGGATATTTTGGGTATTGCGCAGACGGGAACCGGAAAGACGGCTGCATTTGCACTCCCGATTTTGCAGCGGCTTTTGGATTCTGGAAAGTTCCGTTCTCCGAAGACTTGCCGTGCGTTGATTCTTTTGCCGACTCGTGAACTTGCGATTCAAGTTGAAGATTGCTTCAAGGCGTATGCTCAGTTCACGGCGATTTCGACAACGTGCATTTTTGGTGGTGTGGGCGACGGTCCGCAAAAGCGCAATTTGATTCGCGGCGTGGATGTGCTTGTGGCGACTCCGGGGCGTCTGCTGGATTTGATTGGGCAGAAGGCTGTTTCGCTGAAGAAGTTGGAATTCTTTGTACTTGACGAAGCTGACCGCATGCTTGATATGGGCTTTATCCATGATGTTCGCAAGGTCGTGGCGATGCTCCCGCCGGATCGACAGAATTTGTTCTTTAGCGCAACGATGCCGGATGAGGTTTTGAAACTCGCATCGACGATTTTGCGTCCGAACCCAGTGCAAGTTGAAGTGGCTCCGCAGAGCACTCCGATTGAACGTATCCGTCAGGAGTTGTATCGCATTGACAAGCGCCGCAAGGGAGCGCTCCTCAAGGAACTCTTGGCGGAACACCCTGAAATGAAAAAGGTGCTTGTGTTTTGCAGAACAAAGCACGGTGCCGATAAGATTGTGCGCGTTCTTGAAAAGGCTGGTGTCAAGTGCGCTGCCATTCACGGGAACAAGAGCCAGAACCGCCGTCAAGAAGCTCTCGGGAATTTTAAGTGCGAACAAATTCGAGTGCTTGTGGCGACAGACATCGCGGCACGTGGCATTGACGTGGACGATGTAAGCCATGTGTTTAATTACGACTTGCCGAGTGAACATGAAACGTTCGTGCATCGCATTGGCCGTACCGCTCGCGCTGGCAAGGAAGGTGTCGCGATTTCTTTCTGCTCGCCGGACGAAGAATCTGATTTGCGCGGAATCGAAAAGCTTACGCGTGTGAAAATTCCGGAAGGCGACCAAAGCATTTATGACAAATTGCCGCCTCCGCAAAAAGAGACTGCCGAAAGTATGATGCGCAATTCTCGCGGACGCATGTCCCGTGAAGAAGCGCAGGCTCGCGCTGCAGAAACTCGCAATAATCGTGATTCACATAAGGCTAATCGCGCAAATCGCAATGAAAATCGCGGAAAGCAGAATTTGAATAATATGTTGGCGGATGGAACTGCGCAAAGCGCAAACGCTGAAAATGTGCAGCTCCGTGCGAATGAAATACCGCACAATCAGAAACATGGTCACGGTAAGCCTCAGCATAATGCTCCGGCGCAAAATACCCACGCACAAAATGTTCATGTCGAAGCGCAGGCTCGCCAAAATGCTGCCCCAAATCAGCCGCAAGCACCGCATGGTGAACGCCGCCATCGCCGTAACCGCCCCGGTTCCCGCGCCCGCCGCCGCATGCGCGAAGCCCAAGGCTTGCAATAA